A window of the Helianthus annuus cultivar XRQ/B chromosome 4, HanXRQr2.0-SUNRISE, whole genome shotgun sequence genome harbors these coding sequences:
- the LOC110932904 gene encoding uncharacterized protein LOC110932904 produces MRQGDPISPFLFVAVMEALSCLIDKAMELGIFFGIKLPNDGPVLSHLFFADDALIIGEWNESNAFNIVRILRCFHVCSRLRINLGKSNIYGIGVDLASVGNLAEVVGCKPDSLPFKYLGLKVGANMNRVNNWRPVYDVFESRLALWKSALLSIGGRITLIRLVLVSIPNYYFSLYKAPVKVVKDLECMIKKFLWGETNDIRKTHWVAWDKISTSIKSDRLGICKLANVNKALLCKWGWRYKKDSDNLWVKVVDAIHSGGAGWSFLPTKKSIGGVWNNVVSVINKPIVGNARLRGFLGVRWEGGMISYSGWILG; encoded by the coding sequence ATGAGGCAGGGTGATCCCATATCTCCCTTTTTATTTGTGGCGGTTATGGAAGCTTTGTCATGCCTTATTGACAAGGCAATGGAGCTGGGTATTTTTTTTGGAATCAAGCTTCCCAATGACGGTCCGGTTTTGTCTCATTTATTCTTTGCTGATGATGCTTTGATTATTGGTGAATGGAATGAAAGCAATGCATTCAATATCGTGAGAATCTTAAGATGCTTCCATGTATGCTCCAGGCTCAGAATCAATTTGGGGAAGTCCAATATATATGGCATTGGGGTGGATTTGGCAAGTGTAGGAAATTTGGCGGAAGTGGTTGGCTGTAAGCCGGACTCCCTCCCCTTCAAGTATCTTGGGTTGAAGGTGGGGGCCAATATGAATCGTGTTAATAATTGGAGACCTGTGTATGATGTATTTGAATCTAGGCTTGCGTTATGGAAGTCGGCTCTGTTGTCTATCGGAGGTAGAATCACTCTCATTCGCTTGGTCCTGGTTAGTATTCCTAATTACTACTTTTCTCTTTATAAGGCTCCCGTGAAGGTTGTCAAGGATTTGGAATGCATGATTAAAAAGTTTCTTTGGGGAGAAACTAATGACATTAGAAAAACGCATTGGGTTGCATGGGACAAGATTTCTACCTCCATCAAATCGGATAGGCTGGGAATTTGTAAGTTGGCTAATGTCAACAAGGCACTTCTATGTAAGTGGGGGTGGAGATACAAAAAAGATAGTGATAATCTCTGGGTCAAAGTGGTGGATGCTATTCATTCTGGTGGGGCTGGCTGGTCGTTTCTTCCGACGAAGAAGTCGATTGGAGGAGTTTGGAACAATGTTGTGTCGGTTATCAATAAACCCATTGTCGGTAACGCGCGTCTCCGTGGTTTTTTAGGGGTACGGTGGGAAGGGGGGATGATATCTTATTCTGGCTGGATCCTTGGTTAA